From Candidatus Krumholzibacteriia bacterium:
CTCTGGCGCGCCCGAGCGACGTCGTGCTGGAAATCTTCGACGTCGCCGGCAGGCTGGTGGAGCGCCGGCCGCTCGGGCTGCAAGAGGCGGGGCTGGGTAGCGCCACTTTCGGCGGCAAGGATCAGGCCGCCGGGGTGTATGTCTACCGGCTCCACGTCCACGATCCCGTCACCGGTGCGGAGCGCAAGTCGCTTTCGGGCCGGCTCGTGGTCGTGAAGTGAGGCTCGGGACGCAACCCGAGCCACGACAGCGCAGGAGGCGACGCGTTCGTGCAGCTGCTGAGCACGATCCGCCGGCGGACCGCATGGGCTGGGGCGCTGGCGGTGCTCGCTGGTTCGGTGCAGCCCGGACGCGCGGGGACGACGGGGAAGATCTCCGGCGAGCTGCTGGATGCAGAGAAGCGCCCGGTGATCGCGGCGACGGTGGTGGTGACGGGCACGCCCTTCGGGGCCTTCACCAACGAGAAGGGGCAGTACAACATCCTCAACGTCCCGGCGGGGACCTACGAAGTGCAGATCAGTCGCATCGGCTTCAAGGCCGTGGTCGTCCACGATGTCGTGGTTTCGGCGGATCAGACGGCCCACCTGGATGCCACTCTCGAAGAGGCCGCCATCTCCACGGAAACCGTGGTGGTCCGGGCGACGCGGCCGCCGGTGGACATCCATCTGACCAGCAGCCTGGCGACGCTGCAGAGCGAAGAGATCGACAAGCTGCCGGTGCAGGAGCTGCAGGACGTGGTGAATCTGCAGGCAGGTGTGGTCGGCGGGCACTTCCGCGGCGGCCGCCAAGGGGAGGTGCAGTACCAGGTCGACGGCGTGACGATGAACAACGCCTTCGACAACTCCGCCAGCCTGAAAGTGGACCGCTCGCTCCTCCAGGAGGTGCAGGTCATCAGCGGCACGTTCGATGCGGAGTACGGCCAGGCCATGAGCGGCGTCGTCAACGCCGTCCTCAAGGACGGCACGCCGAAGTTTCAAGCCCTCACCGAGCTCTACGGCGGCGGCTTCTTCTTCCCCGGCCGGGAAGAGGAGCGGCTCGGCATCGCCAAGAAAGACTGGCCGCCGGTCACCCTCGGCCTGGACACGGTCCAGCCCACCGCCGTCGGTAGCTTCACCCTCACCTTGAGCGGTCCCGTGGGCCTGCCGCAGACGCTCTTCCTCGTCAACGCCCGGCGCTACAGCTTCAACGATTACGTTCGCGCCGAGCGCATCGTCGTCCCGGTCCCGACCCTCGTCATCTTACCCGACTCGGTGACGCGCTTCCTCGTACCCACCCTCGGCGATAGCGCAACGAGCCCCCTCGGCTTCACCGACGAGTGGTCCGGCGCGGTGAAGGTCAGCAACAGCTCCTTCGAGCGGCTCAAGCTGAGCTACCAGGCTCTGGTGAACGATCTCGAGGCCCGGCGCACCGACTATTCCTATCGCGCCAACCCGGACGGCATGGCGACGCAGACGACGTTCTCCGTGGCCCACGGTCTCGACCTCACCCGCACCTTCGGCAAGGCCAGCTACCTGGACCTGAGCTTGCGACAGAACTATTTCGACTACATCGACCGTAAGTACGCGGACATCTTCGACCGGCGCTACGACGCGGCGCAGCCGGCGCACGAGCTCGCCGGCCTTCCCGGCGTCAAGGTTTGGGGCGTGGACGTGACGCGCTACCAGCAGAAGACGAACACCTTCCTCTTCAAGACCAGCCTCGTCACCCAGCTCACGCCGGTGCAGCTGTTCAAGGCCGGGCTGGAGATGCAATGGCCGAAGGTGCAGTTCGGCAACCAGGGGACCCTGGTCTTCACCGAGGGCCCGACCGGGCAGACCTTGCAGCGCTACCTGGATGCGCCGCCCGACTATCCGGGAGTGCAGACCTACTGGCCGATCATCGGCGGCCTGTACGTGCACGACCAGCTGGAGTGGAAAGATCTGGCGCTCCGCCTCGGCGCCCGGCTCGACTACTTCGATGCCAACTCTTACTTGCCGAGTGATCTGTCGAACCCGGCCAACGCCATCGCCGGGGCGCCGCTCTCGGTGCCCGTGCCCACCAACGCCAAGGCTTTCTTCTCCCCCAGGCTCGGCGTCGCCTACCCGATCACGGAAAGCGCCGGGATCCACTTCGCCTACGGTCACTTCGTGCAGTTCCCCACCATCCGCGACATCTTCACCAACGCGGACTACTCTTTCCTGGCGCGCCTGCAGGCCACGACCTCGTCCTTCGCGCGGGTGATGGGGAACCCCGACGTCGAACCGGAGGAATCCGTGCAGTACGAGTTCGGCTACAAGCAGGCGCTGACGCAGAACTTCGGGTTCGAAGTGAGCCTCTACTACAAGGACATCCGCAACCTGCTCGGCACGGAGTTCATCGACACCTACAACGACGCCACCTACGCGCGCCTGACCAACGTGGACTTCGGCAGCGTGAGCGGCGTCATCGTGGCGCTCGACCACCACCGGCTGGGTCCGGTGAGCGCCTCCTTGGACTACACCTGGCAGCGGGCCCAGGGGAACTCCAGCGATCCGAAAGAGACCGCCGCCCGTGCCCAAGCCGGGGACGATCCGAGACCGCGGGTGATCCCATTCGACTGGGACCAGCGCCACACCCTGAACGTGACGCTGGCCATCGCCAAGCCCGAGGTGTACTCGGCGAGCACCGTGGTGCGCGCCGTGAGCGGCCAGCCGTACACGCCCGAGATCTCCCAGGGTGGCTTCGGCTTCGGCCTGGCGGAGAACTCCGGGCGCCGGCCCTCGGGGATCGTCGTCGACCTGCGTGGCGAGTTCCTCCGCGGCTGGTTGGGACAGCGTTGGAGCTTGTTCGGCCGAGTCTTCAACCTGTTCGACACGCGCTTCTTCAATGGCGATGTCTTCGCCAGCACCGGAAGCCCGTTCTACTCGCGCTTCTCCGATCAGGTGGAGCTGGCGAGCCCGACGCGCTTCTATGCCCCGCGCCGGATCGAACTCGGCTTCAGCCTCGGGCTGGGGCAGGGACGGTGACGGAGATGGGTGGAAGGCAAGGCAGGACGAACCGGCGCCGGCAGCGAGCGCGGCCTCGGCTCGCGCCGCCTCGACGCGCGCTTCTCGCGCTTCTTGCGTTCCTCGCGCTTCTCCTGCTGGCGGCGGCCGCTCCGCTGCCCGCGGCGGCCCAGGTGACCACGCCAGTGCCGGCGGACCAGCGCGGCACGCTCGACGCCGAGCGTTCTGGCTTCCACGATGCCGCCAACATCCGCACCGTCTTCTGGAACTACGGCATGGTGGGGGACTATCCCAGCGACCCGGTGAACGTGGACTTGAGCGTTTTCCACTCCGCCGAGGTGCCCAAAGGCACGGGCATGAACTACAGCGATGGCATCACGCCCTTCGTCCTCGCCAAGGTCCGGCAGCGCAACGGCTTGGACGCCTACATCATGGAGACCGGCTTCCGTGAACGGCAGGGGACCAGCCCTTACTTCAACCGGGTGATGCGCTTCGAGCCGCGGCCGGGATACTTCCAGGCCGACCCCTTGCGCAACCCGGCGCGCTCGCCGGCCATCAGCAGCGATCGCCGCACCTGGCCCGATGCGTGGCCCGACAAGCCTCCGGACTGGTCCGGCAGCTGGAACGGCTACTTCGGCAAGCGCCCGGCGGCGGACCAGGAGAGCTTCATGGTCATGGACGACCAGTTCTACGATGCCTGGGACTACTACCCCGACGACCGTGACCAGACCCGCCGGGGTCTGGGGTTGCGCATCGAGGTACGCGGCTTCCAATGGGCCAACCCCCAGGCCGGCAACGTCATCTTCTGGCACTACGACATCACCAACGAGAGCACCACGGATTACAACGACAACGTCATCTTCGGCCTGTACATGGACTCCGGCGTCGGCGGCTCGGCGCTCTCCTGCGACGGCATCTACGAGTCCGACGACGACAACGCCTACTTCGATCGCACCTTCGACGAGGAAGTCATCAACCTGGTCTACACCTGGGATCGCTTCGGCCACGGTCGCGATCAGGCGGGGCCGTGCGGGCGCACCGGCTACCTGGGCTACGCCTACCTGGAGACGCCGGGCAACTCCTTCGATGGCATCGACAACGACGAGGACGGCATCACCGACGAGCGGCGCGATGGTGGCGTCGGCGAGCTCATCGTGGGCCAGGACGCGATAGCCGCCTATGTGGACACCCACTACGATCGGGCCCGCTTCGAAAACAAGTACGGCCCGCTGGCCGATCGCGCCGGTTACCGCAGCGGCAGCTGGTGGACCGGCGACGAGGACATGGACTGGAACGTGGAGCTGCACGATGTCGGCGCCGACGGCCTGCCCGAGACCGGCGACGAGGGCGAGGGCGACGGCCAGCCCACCCTCGGGGAGCCGAGCTTCGACCGCACGGACCTCAACGAATCCGATCAGATCGGTCTCACCGGCTTCAAGATCAACCGCATCAAGGCCGGCCAGGGGAATCCCAACCAGGAAGTGGACGGCATCGTCTTCTACACCGACCCCAACAACTGGCCGCAGCGTTTGTACGAGAAGTTCACCAGCCCGGATCCAGCGGTGCGTTTCGATCCGCCCCTGGCTGCCAACTACAACATCGGCTTCCTCTTCGCTTCGGGGCCCTTCC
This genomic window contains:
- a CDS encoding TonB-dependent receptor, which translates into the protein MQLLSTIRRRTAWAGALAVLAGSVQPGRAGTTGKISGELLDAEKRPVIAATVVVTGTPFGAFTNEKGQYNILNVPAGTYEVQISRIGFKAVVVHDVVVSADQTAHLDATLEEAAISTETVVVRATRPPVDIHLTSSLATLQSEEIDKLPVQELQDVVNLQAGVVGGHFRGGRQGEVQYQVDGVTMNNAFDNSASLKVDRSLLQEVQVISGTFDAEYGQAMSGVVNAVLKDGTPKFQALTELYGGGFFFPGREEERLGIAKKDWPPVTLGLDTVQPTAVGSFTLTLSGPVGLPQTLFLVNARRYSFNDYVRAERIVVPVPTLVILPDSVTRFLVPTLGDSATSPLGFTDEWSGAVKVSNSSFERLKLSYQALVNDLEARRTDYSYRANPDGMATQTTFSVAHGLDLTRTFGKASYLDLSLRQNYFDYIDRKYADIFDRRYDAAQPAHELAGLPGVKVWGVDVTRYQQKTNTFLFKTSLVTQLTPVQLFKAGLEMQWPKVQFGNQGTLVFTEGPTGQTLQRYLDAPPDYPGVQTYWPIIGGLYVHDQLEWKDLALRLGARLDYFDANSYLPSDLSNPANAIAGAPLSVPVPTNAKAFFSPRLGVAYPITESAGIHFAYGHFVQFPTIRDIFTNADYSFLARLQATTSSFARVMGNPDVEPEESVQYEFGYKQALTQNFGFEVSLYYKDIRNLLGTEFIDTYNDATYARLTNVDFGSVSGVIVALDHHRLGPVSASLDYTWQRAQGNSSDPKETAARAQAGDDPRPRVIPFDWDQRHTLNVTLAIAKPEVYSASTVVRAVSGQPYTPEISQGGFGFGLAENSGRRPSGIVVDLRGEFLRGWLGQRWSLFGRVFNLFDTRFFNGDVFASTGSPFYSRFSDQVELASPTRFYAPRRIELGFSLGLGQGR